The following proteins are encoded in a genomic region of Ornithodoros turicata isolate Travis chromosome 6, ASM3712646v1, whole genome shotgun sequence:
- the LOC135396835 gene encoding scaffold protein salvador-like isoform X2 — MLSKKKDIKYLRDGVAGKYVKKETPPHVPVVNTWTALNQRWQESSSEEDQVPLQPQPASLAEKCARASQNRAGSAASYPGDIPQTGVLLPSPSPRLPGPKVNVATTSVAYVVTSAGPSVVGGNWPPVTTVTHHMPPVPQHAARVYVNHYAAAPSAVHVVPLGAQEVTQAFSQHSFQVEHYQPQQTSTEERSPLEALYQAEENYQIQLYHQQKQQQYAQQQQQPHITRISVNSGGLSSSITGAVGSGSITGAVGASMTGAAASGITGGIAGAISGSIGSTSVGQILPSAAAVTAATVVSYTPGIFSSAQLLPALCSGASLATPVLLPGSQQSQHLVTSNSRTSLHRFASGSPARAFSTEELPLPPGWTVDYTMRGRRYYVDHNTKTTHWSHPYEKEGLPTGWERVESPDHGVYYVNHITKQAQYEHPCASQYGQAPGGSPSGAQGGPPPPPRHSNFHQHSVLVPANPYLTEEIPRWLVIYSKAPAELDHKLKWHLFRLPELECFQAILNRLYRQELEEIVMGYELRRLAIAREMERRRVLQAARKTATKL; from the exons ATGTTATCCAAGAAAAAAGATATCAAATATCTGCGAGACGGTGTAGCCGGGAAATACGTCAAAAAGGAGACCCCTCCGCATGTACCAG TGGTCAACACGTGGACAGCGCTGAACCAAAGATGGCAGGAAAGTTCATCCGAAGAGGATCAAGTGCCTCTTCAGCCTCAGCCAGCTAGCTTAGCAGAAAAGTGTGCCCGAGCATCCCAAAATCGCGCTGGGAGTGCAGCTTCCTACCCTGGGGATATTCCTCAAACGGGTGTCTTGCTACCCTCCCCATCACCGAGACTGCCCGGCCCTAAAGTAAATGTTGCGACGACGAGCGTGGCCTATGTCGTCACTTCTGCAGG GCCTTCTGTGGTTGGAGGGAACTGGCCCCCCGTTACCACAGTCACGCACCACATGCCTCCAGTACCCCAGCATGCAGCACGTGTCTATGTCAACCATTATGCAGCGGCACCTTCTGCTGTTCATGTGGTACCACTTGGGGCACAAGAAGTCACCCAGGCCTTCTCACAGCACAGCTTCCAAG TTGAGCACTATCAGCCCCAGCAAACTTCAACGGAGGAGCGTAGTCCGTTAGAAGCGCTTTACCAAGCGGAGGAGAACTACCAGATTCAGCTGTACCATCAACAGAAGCAGCAACAATAtgcacaacagcagcaacagccTCACATAACACGTATTTCAG TGAACAGCGGAGGTCTCAGCAGCAGTATCACTGGTGCTGTTGGCAGCGGTAGCATAACTGGTGCAGTTGGAGCCAGTATGACTGGGGCTGCAGCAAGCGGTATTACTGGTGGAATCGCTGGCGCCATCAGCGGCAGTATCGGCAGCACGTCAGTGGGGCAGATACTACCTTCGGCTGCAGCTGTGACTGCCGCAACGGTGGTATCTTACACCCCGGGCATCTTCAGTTCAGCCCAGCTGTTGCCTGCACTCTGTAGCGGGGCCTCCTTGGCTACTCCTGTGCTGTTGCCAGGGTCACAACAATCGCAGCATCTAGTCACCAGCAATAGTAGGACCTCTCTACATAG GTTTGCCAGTGGCAGTCCAGCGAGGGCTTTTTCTACGGAAGAACTGCCACTTCCTCCTGGATGGACGGTGGACTACACTATGAGGGGTCGGCGCTATTATGTGGATCACAACACCAAAACAACACACTGGAGCCACCCCTACGAGAAGGAAGGTTTGCCCACAGGCTGGGAACGGGTCGAGTCACCCGACCATGGTGTCTACTATGTCAA CCACATCACCAAGCAAGCCCAGTACGAGCACCCGTGTGCCAGTCAGTACGGACAGGCTCCAGGGGGAAGCCCATCAGGGGCACAAGGGGGCCCCCCACCTCCACCGAGGCATTCAAACTTCCACCAGCACAGTGTTCTCGTGCCAGCAAACCCCTACCTCACAGAGG AGATTCCCCGCTGGCTGGTCATATACTCAAAAGCACCGGCTGAACTGGACCACAAATTGAag TGGCACCTGTTTCGGCTACCAGAGCTGGAGTGCTTCCAGGCCATCCTCAACCGGCTCTATCGTCAAGAGCTGGAAGAGATTGTCATGGGCTACGAGCTGCGACGCCTCGCCATTGCCCGCGAGATGGAACGACGTCGTGTGTTGCAGGCGGCACGCAAAACTGCTACTAAG TTATGA
- the LOC135396835 gene encoding scaffold protein salvador-like isoform X1 produces MLSKKKDIKYLRDGVAGKYVKKETPPHVPVVNTWTALNQRWQESSSEEDQVPLQPQPASLAEKCARASQNRAGSAASYPGDIPQTGVLLPSPSPRLPGPKVNVATTSVAYVVTSAGPSVVGGNWPPVTTVTHHMPPVPQHAARVYVNHYAAAPSAVHVVPLGAQEVTQAFSQHSFQAVEHYQPQQTSTEERSPLEALYQAEENYQIQLYHQQKQQQYAQQQQQPHITRISVNSGGLSSSITGAVGSGSITGAVGASMTGAAASGITGGIAGAISGSIGSTSVGQILPSAAAVTAATVVSYTPGIFSSAQLLPALCSGASLATPVLLPGSQQSQHLVTSNSRTSLHRFASGSPARAFSTEELPLPPGWTVDYTMRGRRYYVDHNTKTTHWSHPYEKEGLPTGWERVESPDHGVYYVNHITKQAQYEHPCASQYGQAPGGSPSGAQGGPPPPPRHSNFHQHSVLVPANPYLTEEIPRWLVIYSKAPAELDHKLKWHLFRLPELECFQAILNRLYRQELEEIVMGYELRRLAIAREMERRRVLQAARKTATKL; encoded by the exons ATGTTATCCAAGAAAAAAGATATCAAATATCTGCGAGACGGTGTAGCCGGGAAATACGTCAAAAAGGAGACCCCTCCGCATGTACCAG TGGTCAACACGTGGACAGCGCTGAACCAAAGATGGCAGGAAAGTTCATCCGAAGAGGATCAAGTGCCTCTTCAGCCTCAGCCAGCTAGCTTAGCAGAAAAGTGTGCCCGAGCATCCCAAAATCGCGCTGGGAGTGCAGCTTCCTACCCTGGGGATATTCCTCAAACGGGTGTCTTGCTACCCTCCCCATCACCGAGACTGCCCGGCCCTAAAGTAAATGTTGCGACGACGAGCGTGGCCTATGTCGTCACTTCTGCAGG GCCTTCTGTGGTTGGAGGGAACTGGCCCCCCGTTACCACAGTCACGCACCACATGCCTCCAGTACCCCAGCATGCAGCACGTGTCTATGTCAACCATTATGCAGCGGCACCTTCTGCTGTTCATGTGGTACCACTTGGGGCACAAGAAGTCACCCAGGCCTTCTCACAGCACAGCTTCCAAG caGTTGAGCACTATCAGCCCCAGCAAACTTCAACGGAGGAGCGTAGTCCGTTAGAAGCGCTTTACCAAGCGGAGGAGAACTACCAGATTCAGCTGTACCATCAACAGAAGCAGCAACAATAtgcacaacagcagcaacagccTCACATAACACGTATTTCAG TGAACAGCGGAGGTCTCAGCAGCAGTATCACTGGTGCTGTTGGCAGCGGTAGCATAACTGGTGCAGTTGGAGCCAGTATGACTGGGGCTGCAGCAAGCGGTATTACTGGTGGAATCGCTGGCGCCATCAGCGGCAGTATCGGCAGCACGTCAGTGGGGCAGATACTACCTTCGGCTGCAGCTGTGACTGCCGCAACGGTGGTATCTTACACCCCGGGCATCTTCAGTTCAGCCCAGCTGTTGCCTGCACTCTGTAGCGGGGCCTCCTTGGCTACTCCTGTGCTGTTGCCAGGGTCACAACAATCGCAGCATCTAGTCACCAGCAATAGTAGGACCTCTCTACATAG GTTTGCCAGTGGCAGTCCAGCGAGGGCTTTTTCTACGGAAGAACTGCCACTTCCTCCTGGATGGACGGTGGACTACACTATGAGGGGTCGGCGCTATTATGTGGATCACAACACCAAAACAACACACTGGAGCCACCCCTACGAGAAGGAAGGTTTGCCCACAGGCTGGGAACGGGTCGAGTCACCCGACCATGGTGTCTACTATGTCAA CCACATCACCAAGCAAGCCCAGTACGAGCACCCGTGTGCCAGTCAGTACGGACAGGCTCCAGGGGGAAGCCCATCAGGGGCACAAGGGGGCCCCCCACCTCCACCGAGGCATTCAAACTTCCACCAGCACAGTGTTCTCGTGCCAGCAAACCCCTACCTCACAGAGG AGATTCCCCGCTGGCTGGTCATATACTCAAAAGCACCGGCTGAACTGGACCACAAATTGAag TGGCACCTGTTTCGGCTACCAGAGCTGGAGTGCTTCCAGGCCATCCTCAACCGGCTCTATCGTCAAGAGCTGGAAGAGATTGTCATGGGCTACGAGCTGCGACGCCTCGCCATTGCCCGCGAGATGGAACGACGTCGTGTGTTGCAGGCGGCACGCAAAACTGCTACTAAG TTATGA
- the LOC135396836 gene encoding O-phosphoseryl-tRNA(Sec) selenium transferase-like: MNQHNFSLAHKYVKPSYVLQASQAIAAHECKVSHLLEQGRCPDDGWDDSTIELLLHELSLMDSNNFMGNCGVGEREARIVSNIVRRRHYRMGHGIGRSGDIAETQPKAAGSSLINKLTNSMVLHVLQFAGVPNTKSCFVVPMATGMSLVLCMLSFRQRRPEAKYVVWSRIDQKSCLKSMLTAGYKPIIIECVLRGDQLQTDVGMMGKKVQELGADNIACVLTTTSCFAPRAPDDLEGVAKMCKEFNIPHLVNNAYGVQSTKCMHLIEQASRAGRVDAYVQSTDKNFLVPVGGAVIAGFDKTLVEGIAKTYPGRGSGSPTLDLFITLLSVGKNGYLKLRNERKQLFQHLVEQLSNVVGKYGQRVLHTPGNQISVAFTLPDEVADVTAIGAMLFTRFVSGARAVGPGKSQTVAGLQFLGWGSHCDHYPCSYLTAASALGVTREDVDTFLIKLDKVMQKVKSTDKKNGDSISVGLTEM, from the coding sequence ATGAATCAACACAACTTTTCGCTGGCGCATAAGTACGTGAAACCCTCGTACGTTTTACAAGCAAGCCAAGCCATTGCTGCTCACGAATGTAAAGTTTCTCACTTGCTGGAGCAAGGCCGGTGTCCCGACGATGGCTGGGACGACAGCACGATTGAACTTCTGTTGCACGAGCTGTCGTTAATGGACAGCAACAATTTCATGGGTAACTGCGGTGTAGGAGAACGCGAGGCGAGGATAGTGTCCAACATTGTAAGGAGGCGTCATTACAGGATGGGACATGGCATCGGCCGCTCTGGAGACATCGCAGAAACACAGCCAAAGGCCGCCGGATCCAGTTTAATAAACAAGCTCACGAATTCTATGGTTCTCCACGTGTTACAGTTCGCTGGGGTACCCAACACCAAATCGTGTTTCGTTGTACCTATGGCGACGGGTATGAGCCTAGTGTTGTGCATGCTGAGCTTTCGCCAGCGCAGGCCAGAAGCCAAGTACGTGGTGTGGTCGAGGATTGATCAGAAATCTTGTTTGAAAAGTATGCTAACCGCTGGCTACAAGCCTATTATAATTGAGTGCGTTCTTCGCGGTGACCAACTCCAAACGGACGTTGGAATGATGGGAAAGAAAGTGCAAGAACTGGGAGCAGACAACATAGCCTGTGTACTAACCACCACCTCATGTTTCGCACCAAGAGCACCAGATGATCTCGAAGGAGTCGCGAAGATGTGCAAGGAGTTTAACATTCCGCATCTTGTAAATAATGCTTACGGTGTGCAATCAACGAAATGCATGCATTTAATTGAGCAGGCCTCACGTGCAGGACGTGTCGATGCGTATGTGCAGAGTACAGACAAGAACTTTTTGGTGCCAGTTGGCGGTGCAGTCATTGCGGGTTTTGACAAGACCCTCGTTGAGGGCATCGCCAAGACTTACCCAGGCAGAGGATCAGGCTCTCCAACACTTGATTTGTTTATAACTCTACTGTCTGTAGGAAAGAATGGTTATCTCAAGCTCAGGAATGAAAGGAAGCAACTTTTTCAACACTTAGTGGAACAGTTGTCAAATGTTGTTGGAAAATATGGGCAACGTGTGCTGCACACGCCAGGCAACCAGATTTCAGTCGCGTTCACGCTTCCAGATGAAGTTGCAGACGTAACTGCCATTGGAGCTATGTTATTCACACGTTTTGTGTCCGGAGCTCGAGCTGTGGGGCCGGGTAAGAGTCAAACGGTGGCTGGGCTGCAGTTCTTGGGGTGGGGATCGCATTGTGATCATTATCCTTGTTCGTACTTGACAGCAGCAAGCGCTTTGGGTGTCACAAGGGAGGATGTTGATACATTCTTGATTAAGCTAGACAAGGTCATGCAAAAAGTTAAAAGCACAGATAAGAAAAATGGAGACTCCATTAGCGTTGGATTAACAGAAATGTAA